Below is a window of Rahnella aceris DNA.
GAGCTGGCCGAACGCATGCAGGCCATCCCGACGCACTACAGCTTGCGTTTCGTGGCGCTGAGTGCGGAAGAAACCGGTGCTAAAGGCGCGGAAGACTTTGTGAACCGCATGAGTGCTGAAGAGAAGAAAAATACGCTGCTGGTGATCAACCTGAATTCGCTGATCACCGGTGACCGGTTGTATTTCAACAGCGGCGCGAATACTTCCGTGGCCGTGGCGAAACTCACCCGCGTACGGGCGCTGAATATTGCGCACAGTCTGGGTATTCCGGCAGAAAGCCACGAAGGCGTACATTGCTGCGATGGCATAAAAGCGCTGGATGACGCACGGCTGCCGCTGCTGAACGTGACGGCGACTAACTATGCGCTGGGTAAGAAAGACGGCCTCCAGCAACGCGCGATCACCAGCCACTTCCCGCTGGGTACCACGCGTTATCAGAGCCAGTTCGATAATCTGCAGTATCTGGATAAAGCCCTGCCGGGACGCATTGAAAAACGTTCCCGCGATACGGTGAAAGTGTTATTCCCGCTGCTGAAGGATCTGGCGAAACCGGCGAAACACGCCTGATTAAATATGGGGAGTTGAGACGTTAATTACAGGAATCCCCTAAATAATTCGGATTGCAGGAAGGCGGCAAGTGAACGCATCCCCGGGAGCATAGATTACTATGTGACCGGGGTAAGAGCGCGCAGCCAACGCATCTGCAACCCGAAGTATGACGGGGATTTATTCATGGAGGCCGCATTCGCGTTTCAGTCCAAAAAATCGCGTGTCTTCTTCCTTCATCCCTTCTTCCCATTTTTTCGTGGTGTGTGTGTCACCGACGGAAAGATAGCCCTGATCCCACAGCGGGTGATAGCTCAGGCCGTTGTCTTGCAGATAACGGAAGATCTGACGGTTATCCCAGTCGATAATCGGCAGGATTTTAAACACACCACGTTGCACCGCCAGCACCGGCAGATGCGCACGGCTGCCGGATTGCTCACGACGCAGACCGGCAAACCAGGTCTGCACGCCGAGCGTCTGAATCGCCCGATTCATCGGCTCGACTTTATTGATGTGATTATATTTCTCGATGCCCTCGACGCCCTGCTCCCACAGTTTGCCGTAACGCGCTTCCTGCCAGGCTGCCGAATGTTCAGCACGGAATACCTGTAAATTCAGGTTCAGCTGTTCGGTTAACGTATCGATGAACTGATAGGTTTCCGGGAACAGATAGCCGGTATCGGTCAGGATCACCGGAATGTCCGGTTTCTGCTGAGTGACTAAGTGCAGACAGACCGCCGCCTGAATCCCGAAGCTGGAAGACAGGGCGAATTCACCAGGCATATTTTCCAGCGCCCATTGCACACGCTCCTGCGCGGACAATTTTTCGAGGCTGACGTTAATTTCCGCCAGCGCCATGGATTGTCCGGACTTCGGCAGTTCATTCAGTTCAGCCAGAGTAAGGTTCAGCAAACTCATATCGCCTCCTGTCGGTTATCGCTCTTAATCATAAAAGTCACGTGCCGGATCCAGCACGGGCTTAATGATCCCTGCGCGGATCACAAAGTCGCCAAAGCCTTCACCGGTTTCGCGCTCTTTCGACCAGCGTCCGACCAGTTCGTCAATGATGCCCAGGATCTCTGCATCAGAAATATTTTCGCGGTACATGCGCGGAATACGTGTTCCGGCGCGGTTTCCGCCAAGGTGCAGGTTGTAGCGGTTCATCGCTTTCCCCACCAGACCAATTTCGGCCAGCAGCGCACGACCGCAGCCGTTCGGACAACCGGTCACACGCAGCACGATGTGTTCATCGCCTACGCCGTGGCCGTGCATGATGCCTTCTACTTTGGTCACAAACTCAGGCAGGAAACGTTCCGCTTCCGCCATCGCCAGCGGGCAGGTCGGATAAGACACGCAGGCCATCGAGTTTTTACGTTGCTCGGTGACACCGTCGTCAATCAGGCCGTGATTACGCGCCAGGGTTTCGATCGCGTCTTTGTCTTGTTCCGCGACACCGGCCACGATCAGGTTCTGGTTAGCAGTAAGCCTGAAATCACCTTTATGGATCTTAGCAATTTCTGCCAGTCCGGTTTTCAGCGGCTTGCCCGGATAATCAAGAATACGGCCATTTTCGATAAACAGTGTCAGATGCCATTGTTTATCGATGCCTTTTACCCAGCCGATACGATCGCCGCGACCGGTGAATTCGTAAGGACGAATATCACCAAACTGAATGCCTGCACGTTTTTCAACTTCGGCTTTGAATACCGGCACGCCGACGCGTTCCAGCGTGTATTTGGTTTTGGCGTTTTTACGGTTGGTACGGTTACCCCAGTCGCGCTGCGTGGTCACCACGGCTTCGGCGACGGCCAGCGTGTTCTCCAGCGGAATAAAGCCCAGCTCGCTGGCAGTTCGTGCGTAAGTGGCTTTATCACCGTGGGCGATAGAAAGCCCGCCGCCGACCAGCACGTTGAAGCCGACCAGTTTGCCGTTATCGGCAATCGCCACAAAATTCAGGTCGTTGGCGTGAAGATCCACGTCATTTTGCGGCGGGATCACCACGGTGGTTTTGAATTTACGTGGCAGATAGGTCGCCCCCAGGATCGGCTCTTCGTCGGTGGTTTCGACTTTTTCCTGATCCAGCCACACTTCGGCGTAAGCACGGGTGCGCGGCAGCAGGTGCTCGGAGATTTTCTTCGCCCACTGATACGCTTCCTGATGCAGTTCAGATTCCACCGGATTCGAGGTACACAACACGTTACGGTTAACGTCGTTGGCGGTCGCCAGTGCATCCAGACCAAGTTTGTTCAGCAACTGATGCACCGGTTTGACGTTCGGTTTCAGGATGCCGTGGAACTGGAAGGTCTGACGGTTGGTAATACGGATGCTGCCATACAGCGTGCTGTCTTCAGCAAATTTGTCGATGCCCAGCCACTGGGCAGGGGTCATCACCCCGCCCGGCAAGCGGCAACGCAACATCATGGCGTGACGCGGTTCCAGCTTCTGCTCAGCACGCTCAGCACGAATATCACGGTCGTCCTGCTGATACATGCCGTGGAAGCGGATCAACAGGAAGTTGTCACCGTTGAAGCCGCCGGTCAGGCCGTCTTTTAAATCTTCT
It encodes the following:
- a CDS encoding phosphoadenylyl-sulfate reductase, with product MSLLNLTLAELNELPKSGQSMALAEINVSLEKLSAQERVQWALENMPGEFALSSSFGIQAAVCLHLVTQQKPDIPVILTDTGYLFPETYQFIDTLTEQLNLNLQVFRAEHSAAWQEARYGKLWEQGVEGIEKYNHINKVEPMNRAIQTLGVQTWFAGLRREQSGSRAHLPVLAVQRGVFKILPIIDWDNRQIFRYLQDNGLSYHPLWDQGYLSVGDTHTTKKWEEGMKEEDTRFFGLKRECGLHE
- the cysI gene encoding assimilatory sulfite reductase (NADPH) hemoprotein subunit, whose amino-acid sequence is MSNKLWSELNPGPGPLIVDAPLADAERLKKESNFLRGTITEDLKDGLTGGFNGDNFLLIRFHGMYQQDDRDIRAERAEQKLEPRHAMMLRCRLPGGVMTPAQWLGIDKFAEDSTLYGSIRITNRQTFQFHGILKPNVKPVHQLLNKLGLDALATANDVNRNVLCTSNPVESELHQEAYQWAKKISEHLLPRTRAYAEVWLDQEKVETTDEEPILGATYLPRKFKTTVVIPPQNDVDLHANDLNFVAIADNGKLVGFNVLVGGGLSIAHGDKATYARTASELGFIPLENTLAVAEAVVTTQRDWGNRTNRKNAKTKYTLERVGVPVFKAEVEKRAGIQFGDIRPYEFTGRGDRIGWVKGIDKQWHLTLFIENGRILDYPGKPLKTGLAEIAKIHKGDFRLTANQNLIVAGVAEQDKDAIETLARNHGLIDDGVTEQRKNSMACVSYPTCPLAMAEAERFLPEFVTKVEGIMHGHGVGDEHIVLRVTGCPNGCGRALLAEIGLVGKAMNRYNLHLGGNRAGTRIPRMYRENISDAEILGIIDELVGRWSKERETGEGFGDFVIRAGIIKPVLDPARDFYD
- a CDS encoding aminopeptidase — its product is MFSFLRMKRTLLALSLSCVCMGHAMAASAPLPPVGMIASQQIRHIATYFPGRMAGSPAELIAADYLNQQFNKLGYTSDLRGFDTRYLYTSNAGKKNWQNIHATSVIAARAGEVPQQIIVIAHFDTYVPQSDSDTNHNLGGLTLQGVDDNASGVGVMLELAERMQAIPTHYSLRFVALSAEETGAKGAEDFVNRMSAEEKKNTLLVINLNSLITGDRLYFNSGANTSVAVAKLTRVRALNIAHSLGIPAESHEGVHCCDGIKALDDARLPLLNVTATNYALGKKDGLQQRAITSHFPLGTTRYQSQFDNLQYLDKALPGRIEKRSRDTVKVLFPLLKDLAKPAKHA